A window of Streptomyces armeniacus contains these coding sequences:
- a CDS encoding NAD-dependent epimerase/dehydratase family protein, with amino-acid sequence MAVRVFVAGGTGVVGRRLVPRLVSRGHHVTATTTSAAKLASLERLGAEAVVMDGLDPASVGEAVAWARPDTLVHQMTAISAAHAGKPDLKHFDRWFARTIRLRTEGTDHLLAAAQATGVSHVVAQSYANWNGIRRDGWIKTEEDPLDPEKGTVAHKGAEAIRHLEEVVVGAGGAVLRYGGLYGPGATDDQVKLVRKRQFPLVGRGTGHASWVHLDDAASATVLAVEQRARGVFNIVDDEPAPAGEWLPHLAACAGAKPPVRVPKWLARLLAGEVAVTMMTEGRGFSNAKAKRELGWEPHYPSWRQGFREALG; translated from the coding sequence ATGGCTGTGCGGGTGTTCGTGGCAGGCGGGACCGGGGTCGTGGGGCGGCGGCTGGTGCCGCGGCTCGTCAGCAGGGGGCACCACGTGACGGCCACGACGACGAGCGCCGCCAAGCTGGCCTCCCTGGAGCGGCTGGGCGCGGAGGCCGTCGTGATGGACGGGCTCGACCCGGCGTCGGTCGGCGAGGCGGTGGCCTGGGCGCGGCCGGACACGCTCGTGCACCAGATGACCGCGATCTCCGCGGCGCACGCAGGCAAGCCCGATCTGAAGCACTTCGACCGCTGGTTCGCCCGCACCATCCGGCTGCGTACGGAGGGTACGGATCATCTGCTGGCCGCCGCCCAGGCGACCGGCGTCAGCCATGTCGTCGCGCAGAGCTACGCCAACTGGAACGGCATCCGCAGAGACGGCTGGATCAAGACCGAGGAGGACCCGCTGGATCCGGAGAAGGGAACGGTCGCACACAAGGGGGCCGAGGCGATCCGCCACCTCGAGGAGGTGGTCGTCGGCGCCGGCGGCGCGGTCCTGCGCTACGGCGGGCTGTACGGACCGGGCGCCACCGACGACCAGGTGAAGCTCGTACGGAAGCGGCAGTTCCCGCTGGTGGGGCGCGGCACCGGGCACGCCTCGTGGGTGCACCTGGACGACGCGGCGAGCGCTACCGTACTGGCCGTGGAGCAGCGGGCCAGGGGCGTGTTCAACATCGTGGACGACGAGCCGGCCCCCGCCGGCGAGTGGCTGCCGCATCTGGCGGCCTGTGCGGGCGCGAAGCCGCCGGTGCGGGTGCCCAAGTGGCTGGCCCGGCTGCTGGCCGGGGAGGTGGCGGTGACAATGATGACCGAGGGGCGCGGCTTCTCCAACGCCAAGGCCAAGCGCGAGCTCGGCTGGGAACCGCACTATCCGTCGTGGCGGCAGGGCTTCCGGGAGGCGCTGGGATGA
- a CDS encoding RNA polymerase sigma-70 factor has product MNRTEEFEELRPLLFAIAYRILGSVSEAEDAVQESWLRWAASPTQPASTKAFLSAVVTRVSIDVLRSARVRREEYVGPWFPEPLLTDTDPYQDPERSAELADSLSMSALLLLERLTPLERAVFVLREVFGFGFPDIASAVGRSDAACRQLAVRARRHMDEGRPRFEADRQEREKLAERFFDAFRDGDVDGLRELLAADVQMVGDGGGKAPQWANPINGADKVARVLASFVHPLHRIGVVVEPHEVNGQPGAIFRDAAGKVFNALVLDVLDGQIQAIRSVINPDKLAHVGPVVADPWALARAAQKARRENP; this is encoded by the coding sequence ATGAACCGGACCGAGGAGTTCGAGGAGCTGCGGCCGCTGCTGTTCGCGATCGCGTACCGCATCCTCGGGAGCGTGAGCGAGGCCGAGGACGCCGTCCAGGAGAGCTGGCTGCGCTGGGCGGCCTCGCCGACCCAGCCGGCGTCCACCAAGGCGTTCCTCTCGGCGGTGGTCACCCGCGTCTCGATCGACGTACTGCGGTCGGCGCGCGTCCGTCGGGAGGAGTACGTGGGGCCGTGGTTCCCGGAGCCGCTGCTCACCGACACCGACCCGTACCAGGACCCGGAGCGCTCGGCGGAGCTGGCCGACTCGCTGTCGATGAGCGCGCTGCTCCTGCTGGAGCGGCTGACGCCGCTCGAACGCGCCGTGTTCGTGCTGCGGGAGGTGTTCGGGTTCGGCTTCCCGGACATCGCGTCGGCCGTGGGGCGTTCGGACGCGGCGTGCCGGCAGCTCGCAGTACGGGCGCGGCGCCACATGGACGAGGGCAGGCCCCGGTTCGAGGCCGACCGGCAGGAGCGCGAGAAGCTCGCCGAGCGGTTCTTCGACGCGTTCAGGGACGGCGACGTCGACGGGCTGCGCGAACTCCTCGCCGCCGACGTCCAGATGGTCGGCGACGGCGGCGGCAAGGCACCGCAGTGGGCCAACCCCATCAACGGCGCCGACAAGGTGGCGCGGGTGCTCGCCTCGTTCGTCCACCCGCTGCACCGGATCGGCGTGGTGGTGGAGCCGCACGAGGTGAACGGCCAGCCGGGCGCGATCTTCCGCGACGCGGCCGGGAAGGTCTTCAACGCCCTCGTGCTCGACGTGCTGGACGGCCAGATCCAGGCGATCCGTTCGGTGATCAACCCCGACAAGCTCGCGCACGTGGGCCCGGTGGTGGCGGATCCGTGGGCGCTCGCGCGGGCGGCACAGAAGGCACGCCGCGAGAACCCGTGA
- a CDS encoding oxidoreductase: MGWTARDIPDQSGRTAVVTGANSGLGEVTARELARRGARVVLACRSERRGKAAVERLLAEVPEARAEFRPLDLADLGSVRAFAAGLPYDRLDVLVNNAGLMAVPYARTADGFETQFGVNHLGHFALTGLLLDRLLASESARVVTVSSMMHALANIDIRDLNSEHRYRRWEAYCRSKTANLLFTRELARRADGHALTAAAAHPGYSATELQTKGPRLAGRRAGERAMRLANTVVASPPDLGAAPSLYAATAPGVVPDSFTGPRVLLVRGAPGPSWRAPWTRNDVAAELLWTASERLTGVRYGALG; encoded by the coding sequence ATGGGCTGGACAGCACGGGACATCCCCGACCAGAGCGGCCGCACTGCGGTCGTCACGGGTGCCAACAGCGGGCTCGGCGAGGTGACCGCGCGGGAGCTGGCCCGGCGCGGCGCCCGGGTCGTCCTCGCGTGCCGCAGCGAGCGACGCGGCAAGGCGGCCGTCGAACGACTGCTGGCCGAGGTGCCGGAGGCGCGGGCGGAGTTCCGTCCGCTGGACCTGGCGGATCTGGGGAGCGTACGGGCCTTCGCGGCGGGGCTGCCGTACGACCGGCTCGACGTGCTCGTCAACAACGCCGGGCTGATGGCCGTGCCGTACGCGCGGACCGCCGACGGCTTCGAGACGCAGTTCGGCGTGAACCACCTCGGGCACTTCGCGCTCACCGGCCTGCTGCTGGACCGGCTGCTGGCGTCGGAGTCGGCGCGGGTGGTGACCGTGTCGAGCATGATGCACGCGCTGGCCAACATCGACATCCGCGACCTCAACAGCGAGCACCGCTACCGCCGCTGGGAGGCGTACTGCCGCTCCAAGACGGCGAACCTCCTCTTCACCCGCGAACTGGCCCGGCGCGCCGACGGACACGCGCTCACCGCCGCCGCCGCGCACCCCGGCTACTCCGCGACGGAACTCCAGACCAAGGGCCCGCGCCTGGCCGGCCGGCGGGCCGGCGAACGCGCCATGCGGCTCGCGAACACCGTTGTCGCCTCGCCGCCGGACCTGGGCGCGGCGCCCAGCCTGTACGCGGCGACCGCGCCCGGTGTCGTACCGGACTCGTTCACCGGCCCGCGCGTGCTGCTCGTACGCGGTGCCCCCGGCCCGTCCTGGCGCGCCCCGTGGACGCGGAACGACGTGGCGGCGGAGCTGCTGTGGACGGCGTCGGAGCGGCTCACCGGCGTGCGGTACGGGGCGCTGGGATGA
- a CDS encoding response regulator: MNGGTSGGTGTGTGTGTAGGRRHGAGVAGPPVRVLVVDDDFMVARLHRTLVERTPGFTVVGEARSGAEALASVRELRPELVLLDMYLPDISGLDVLRELRAAEEPGTHGVDVLVVTAARDVETVRGALRGGAVHYIVKPFEGGTLRERLLQYAHRRQELADLGAANQADLDRVFGGGGRGGGGGGGGGGGGGGGGGNGRGVRTGAGRAASAGDRTEGAPGGGGTYGGAYGGGPRGGGQRAATAAPSLPKGLTAQTAALVRRTLDGCPEGLSASECAERSGLSRVSARRYLEHFVATGRAEVTLRYGTTGRPERRYHATPPPGHAGGVAGAADPDQGRQ, translated from the coding sequence ATGAACGGCGGCACCAGCGGCGGGACCGGCACCGGCACCGGCACCGGCACCGCGGGCGGACGCCGCCACGGTGCCGGTGTCGCCGGACCGCCCGTCCGCGTGCTCGTCGTGGACGACGACTTCATGGTGGCCCGGCTGCATCGCACGCTGGTCGAGCGGACCCCGGGCTTCACGGTCGTCGGGGAGGCACGCAGCGGCGCCGAGGCGCTGGCGTCCGTGCGGGAACTCCGTCCGGAGCTGGTACTGCTGGACATGTACCTTCCGGACATTTCGGGCCTGGATGTGCTGCGTGAGCTGCGCGCCGCCGAGGAGCCCGGCACACACGGGGTCGACGTCCTGGTGGTGACGGCCGCACGGGACGTGGAGACCGTACGGGGCGCACTGCGCGGCGGCGCCGTGCACTACATCGTCAAGCCCTTCGAGGGCGGCACCCTGCGGGAACGGCTGCTGCAGTACGCGCACAGGCGGCAGGAGCTGGCGGACCTGGGCGCGGCGAACCAGGCGGACCTGGACCGGGTCTTCGGCGGCGGTGGCCGTGGCGGTGGCGGTGGCGGTGGCGGTGGCGGTGGCGGTGGCGGTGGCGGTGGCAACGGAAGGGGTGTCCGTACGGGCGCGGGCCGCGCGGCCTCCGCGGGCGACCGCACGGAGGGCGCACCGGGCGGGGGCGGCACGTACGGCGGGGCGTACGGCGGTGGGCCGCGCGGCGGCGGACAGCGCGCCGCGACGGCGGCACCCAGCCTGCCCAAGGGGCTCACCGCGCAGACGGCGGCGCTCGTACGGCGCACCCTGGACGGCTGCCCGGAAGGACTCTCGGCCTCCGAGTGCGCCGAACGCAGCGGCCTCTCCCGGGTCAGCGCCCGCCGCTACCTCGAGCACTTCGTCGCTACCGGACGCGCCGAGGTGACACTCCGCTACGGCACGACGGGGCGCCCCGAGCGCCGTTATCACGCCACCCCACCGCCGGGGCACGCGGGGGGCGTTGCGGGGGCGGCCGACCCGGACCAAGGCAGACAGTGA